The Roseicyclus marinus genome has a segment encoding these proteins:
- the trkA gene encoding Trk system potassium transporter TrkA has protein sequence MKVIICGAGQVGWQIARHLSGENNDVTVVDSNPELVRRATETLDVQGLTGFASYPDVLEKAGARDADMIIAATFSDEVNMVTCQVAHSVFAVPRKIARLRARSYLDAIYSDLYRRDHLPIDVVISPEEEVAQAALARIRSPATFDTETFLSGDAKMLGIQLDADCPVLDTPLRQLSELFSTLRAIVVGVRRKGKLFAPEPGDQLFAGDQIYVFTHAQDVGRTLEIFGKTAKRPERVLIIGGGNVGLNVARALEQGTDRVRTRVIEKSRARAEVAADALERTIVLNGDGLDMDILREAGVERVDAVLCVTDDDKTNLLSSVRAKSAGAGLAIALVNDPTLLPMMGPLGIDAHINPRASTVSSILRHIRHGRVRGVYSIGDAEAEVIEAQVLSTSSIAGRQIREIDFPEGALVAAVQKGGKVMRPTGSLRLEEGDSIVIFALAADVPAVETLLQVSIDFF, from the coding sequence ATGAAGGTCATCATCTGTGGCGCGGGCCAGGTCGGCTGGCAGATCGCGCGCCATCTTTCCGGCGAAAACAACGATGTGACGGTTGTGGACAGCAACCCCGAACTGGTGCGCCGGGCGACCGAGACGCTGGATGTGCAGGGGCTGACGGGCTTTGCCTCCTACCCGGATGTGCTGGAGAAGGCGGGCGCGCGGGATGCGGACATGATCATCGCCGCGACCTTTTCGGACGAGGTGAACATGGTCACCTGCCAGGTCGCGCATTCGGTTTTCGCGGTGCCGCGCAAGATCGCGCGATTGCGCGCGCGCAGCTACCTGGATGCGATCTATTCGGATCTGTACCGGCGCGACCATCTGCCGATCGACGTGGTGATCTCGCCCGAGGAGGAGGTGGCGCAGGCCGCCCTTGCGCGCATCCGCTCGCCCGCGACATTCGACACGGAGACGTTCTTGTCGGGCGATGCCAAGATGCTGGGGATCCAGCTCGACGCGGATTGCCCGGTTCTGGACACGCCGCTTCGGCAATTGTCGGAGCTGTTTTCGACGCTCAGGGCCATCGTGGTGGGGGTCAGGCGCAAGGGCAAGCTGTTCGCGCCGGAACCGGGCGACCAGTTGTTCGCGGGCGATCAGATCTATGTCTTTACCCATGCGCAGGATGTGGGCCGCACGCTCGAGATTTTCGGCAAGACGGCCAAGCGGCCCGAGCGGGTGCTGATCATCGGCGGCGGCAATGTGGGGCTGAACGTGGCCCGCGCGCTGGAGCAGGGCACGGACCGGGTGCGCACCCGCGTGATCGAGAAATCGCGCGCGCGCGCCGAGGTGGCGGCGGATGCGCTGGAGCGGACCATCGTGTTGAACGGCGACGGGCTCGACATGGATATCCTGCGCGAGGCGGGGGTCGAACGGGTCGATGCGGTCTTGTGCGTGACCGATGACGACAAGACGAACCTGCTGAGTTCGGTCCGCGCGAAATCGGCGGGGGCGGGGCTGGCCATCGCGCTGGTCAATGACCCGACGCTGTTGCCGATGATGGGGCCCCTTGGGATCGACGCGCATATCAACCCCCGCGCCTCGACCGTCAGTTCGATCCTGCGCCATATCCGCCATGGGCGGGTGCGCGGTGTCTATTCCATCGGGGATGCGGAGGCGGAGGTGATCGAGGCGCAGGTCCTGTCGACCTCGTCCATCGCGGGGCGGCAGATCCGGGAGATCGATTTCCCCGAAGGCGCGCTGGTCGCCGCCGTGCAAAAGGGTGGCAAGGTGATGCGGCCCACGGGGTCCTTGCGGCTGGAGGAAGGTGACAGCATCGTGATCTTTGCGCTGGCCGCCGATGTTCCGGCGGTCGAGACGCTGCTTCAGGTCTCGATCGATTTCTTCTGA
- a CDS encoding potassium transporter TrkG, translating to MGGAQSWSGLETSGLILVGVAIMGGGVATTAGGLKLLRVYALYKHGAREIERLVHPHSVAGAGRLGRRIRREGAFVAWIFFMLFLSSIAVVVLALTATGLPFEQALMLAIAALATCGPLASVAGTDPVIYLALGDATKMILCAAMIVGRMESLVFLAVLSPGFWRN from the coding sequence TTGGGGGGCGCGCAAAGCTGGTCGGGGCTGGAAACCTCGGGTCTGATCCTTGTGGGCGTGGCCATCATGGGGGGCGGGGTGGCGACCACGGCGGGGGGGCTGAAGCTGCTCAGGGTCTATGCGCTCTACAAGCATGGCGCGCGCGAGATCGAGCGGTTGGTGCATCCCCATTCGGTGGCGGGTGCGGGGCGGCTGGGGCGGCGCATCCGGCGCGAGGGGGCCTTCGTGGCATGGATTTTCTTCATGCTGTTTTTGTCCTCGATCGCGGTGGTGGTGCTGGCGCTGACGGCCACGGGCCTGCCGTTCGAACAGGCGCTGATGCTGGCCATCGCGGCGCTGGCGACCTGCGGGCCGCTCGCAAGCGTGGCGGGGACCGATCCGGTGATCTACCTGGCGCTGGGGGATGCGACCAAGATGATCCTGTGCGCCGCGATGATCGTGGGGCGGATGGAATCGCTGGTTTTCCTTGCGGTGCTGTCACCGGGGTTCTGGCGGAACTAG
- the hfq gene encoding RNA chaperone Hfq — MAETKQNLQDAFLNHVRKTKVPVTIFLINGVKLQGVITWFDNFCVLLRRDGQSQLVYKHAISTVMPAQPINLYDGEE; from the coding sequence ATGGCCGAAACAAAACAGAATCTTCAGGACGCATTCCTCAATCATGTCCGCAAGACGAAGGTGCCCGTGACGATCTTTCTGATCAACGGGGTCAAGTTGCAGGGCGTGATCACGTGGTTCGACAATTTCTGCGTGCTTCTGCGCCGCGACGGGCAGAGCCAGCTGGTCTACAAGCATGCGATTTCGACCGTGATGCCGGCGCAGCCGATCAACCTGTATGACGGGGAAGAGTGA
- the hflX gene encoding GTPase HflX, with amino-acid sequence MRALVLHPDIKSDRDRRDPGPALEEAVALAAALPDLEVAEAQVVRLPKAQPGLLFGSGKIAELKERITELEVGLVLIDGPVTPVQQRNLEKEWGVKLLDRTGLILEIFADRAATREGVLQVELAALSYQRTRLVRAWTHLERQRGGLGFVGGPGETQIEADRRAIDEAVTRIRRQLAKVVKTRELHRKARKKVPYPVVALVGYTNAGKSTLFNHLTGAEVMAKDMLFATLDPTMRAVALPDGTEVILSDTVGFISDLPTQLVAAFRATLEEVLDADLIVHVRDISHAETEEQASDVRAILRDLGVAETAPMIEVWNKMDRVAPEAAEALRAMAARREGVFAVSALTGEGVAEMLSAVGETLSPPRHRTEVVLPHGDGRRRAWLFAQGVVEGEAAGEGETRLNVHWTDRQAQAFRRL; translated from the coding sequence ATGCGCGCGCTTGTCCTGCATCCCGACATCAAGTCCGACCGCGACCGCCGTGACCCGGGGCCTGCGCTGGAGGAGGCGGTGGCGCTGGCCGCAGCGCTTCCCGATCTGGAGGTCGCGGAGGCGCAGGTGGTGCGCCTGCCCAAGGCGCAGCCGGGGCTGTTGTTCGGATCGGGCAAGATCGCCGAGCTGAAGGAGCGGATCACGGAGCTGGAGGTCGGGCTTGTCCTGATCGACGGGCCGGTGACGCCGGTGCAGCAGCGCAATCTCGAAAAGGAATGGGGCGTCAAGCTGTTGGATCGGACGGGGCTGATCCTCGAGATCTTTGCCGACCGGGCCGCGACGCGCGAGGGCGTGTTGCAGGTGGAATTGGCGGCGCTGAGCTATCAGCGGACGCGGCTGGTGCGGGCCTGGACCCATCTTGAGCGGCAGCGGGGCGGATTGGGCTTTGTCGGCGGTCCGGGCGAGACGCAGATCGAGGCCGACCGCCGCGCCATCGACGAGGCGGTGACGCGTATCCGGCGGCAATTGGCCAAGGTGGTCAAGACGCGCGAATTGCACCGCAAGGCCCGCAAGAAGGTGCCTTATCCGGTGGTGGCGCTGGTTGGCTATACGAATGCGGGGAAATCCACGCTGTTCAACCATCTGACCGGGGCCGAGGTGATGGCCAAGGACATGCTGTTCGCCACGCTCGATCCCACGATGCGGGCGGTGGCGCTGCCCGACGGGACCGAGGTGATCCTGTCCGATACGGTGGGCTTCATCAGCGATCTGCCGACGCAGCTGGTCGCGGCGTTCCGCGCGACGCTGGAAGAGGTGCTGGACGCCGATCTGATCGTGCATGTGCGCGACATCAGCCATGCCGAGACCGAGGAACAGGCAAGCGATGTGCGCGCCATCCTGCGCGATCTGGGCGTGGCCGAGACCGCGCCGATGATCGAGGTCTGGAACAAGATGGACCGTGTGGCCCCCGAGGCGGCAGAGGCGTTGCGCGCCATGGCCGCGCGGCGCGAGGGGGTTTTCGCGGTCTCGGCCCTGACCGGGGAGGGGGTGGCCGAGATGCTCTCCGCCGTGGGCGAGACGCTGTCGCCGCCCCGTCACCGGACGGAGGTGGTGCTGCCCCATGGCGACGGGCGCAGGCGGGCCTGGCTGTTCGCCCAAGGCGTGGTCGAGGGAGAGGCAGCGGGCGAGGGGGAGACCCGGCTCAATGTGCATTGGACCGACCGACAGGCGCAGGCGTTTCGGCGGTTGTGA
- a CDS encoding OmpP1/FadL family transporter, translating to MYRFAAATAALLASTAIAQAGGLDRNQTTTSILFESGTYVELGYTNVSPSVSGALASNGTPSGDIAPSFGYATLGYHHDVNDTLSFSLIVDAPYGADVSYPGRVATTGYPFAGSRAEVRSQQVTAALRYQLTDSVSAYGGIRALRLQGEADVSAATSNAGGFNYTLRAESDWEYGYMLGAAYEIPEIAMRVALTYFSDIEATLTGTEGAATVGLAALNQPVPAANISPTSFKVTMPQSVLLEAQSGIAEGTLLFGSVRWTDWEGFQIRPNRYPAGSLVSYTDDVWTWNIGIGRRVTEELALSATLGYEAEQDGFSGNLGPTDGRLSIGLGAEYTVGAMSIAGGIQYSMIGDAQTANAANTLLANFNNNDALAVGIRIGYQF from the coding sequence ATGTATCGTTTCGCAGCCGCCACCGCGGCGCTTCTGGCCAGTACCGCCATCGCACAGGCCGGTGGGCTTGATCGCAACCAGACCACAACAAGCATTCTGTTCGAATCCGGCACCTACGTGGAGCTTGGCTACACGAACGTAAGCCCAAGCGTCTCCGGCGCGCTTGCTTCCAACGGCACGCCCTCGGGCGATATTGCGCCCTCCTTCGGCTATGCCACGCTGGGCTATCACCACGACGTCAACGATACACTGTCCTTCTCCTTGATCGTCGACGCACCCTATGGCGCGGATGTGTCCTATCCGGGCAGAGTGGCAACAACCGGCTATCCTTTCGCCGGATCGCGCGCCGAGGTTCGCAGCCAGCAGGTGACCGCAGCCTTGCGCTACCAGTTGACCGACAGTGTCTCGGCATATGGCGGCATCCGCGCCCTACGTCTTCAGGGCGAAGCCGACGTTTCGGCGGCGACCTCTAACGCGGGCGGCTTCAATTACACGCTCCGTGCCGAAAGCGATTGGGAATACGGCTACATGCTCGGTGCAGCCTACGAAATTCCCGAGATCGCGATGCGCGTCGCGTTGACCTATTTCTCGGACATCGAGGCAACCCTGACGGGTACCGAAGGGGCTGCGACCGTAGGCCTTGCTGCACTCAACCAGCCAGTTCCCGCTGCAAACATCAGCCCGACGAGCTTCAAGGTCACGATGCCGCAGTCCGTGCTGCTCGAGGCACAATCGGGCATCGCCGAAGGGACCCTGCTTTTCGGTTCGGTGCGCTGGACCGACTGGGAAGGCTTCCAGATCCGTCCCAACAGGTATCCCGCCGGATCCCTCGTATCCTACACGGATGATGTCTGGACGTGGAACATCGGCATCGGGCGCCGCGTGACCGAGGAACTCGCACTTTCCGCGACCCTTGGCTACGAAGCCGAGCAGGATGGCTTCTCAGGCAACCTCGGGCCGACCGACGGGCGCCTGTCGATTGGTCTGGGTGCCGAATACACCGTCGGCGCCATGTCCATCGCGGGCGGCATCCAGTATTCCATGATCGGCGATGCGCAGACGGCAAATGCCGCCAATACGCTTCTGGCCAACTTCAACAACAACGATGCCTTGGCCGTCGGGATCCGGATCGGGTATCAGTTCTGA
- a CDS encoding DMT family transporter, with protein MTDSPNPAPIPPIVAPAPNQPLRAAVWMLGAIVAFSAMAVAGRAASFELDTFEMMTYRSMIGLVVVLVVARLAGTLHQVTLRHQRIHWLRNLAHFTGQNLWFYAITVAPLALVFALEFTSPLWTMLLAALFLGERLTWWKVAAGILGFVGILTVVQPGAQPVSIGMIAAAVAAIFFATTAIFTKRLTRTETITCILFWLTAMQLVIGLVACLWDGDMALPSTAMLPWLLVIGLGGLTAHFCLTNALSIAPASIVMPMDFARLPAIAVVGVVLYAEPLEWGVILGAALIFAANYLNILTSQRAARSPRV; from the coding sequence ATGACCGACAGCCCCAATCCGGCCCCGATCCCCCCGATCGTCGCTCCCGCCCCCAACCAGCCGCTGCGCGCGGCGGTCTGGATGCTGGGCGCGATCGTGGCCTTTTCGGCCATGGCCGTGGCGGGCCGCGCCGCCTCCTTCGAACTCGACACCTTCGAGATGATGACCTACCGCTCGATGATCGGGCTTGTGGTGGTGCTTGTCGTGGCACGGCTCGCGGGCACGCTCCACCAGGTCACGCTGCGCCACCAGCGCATCCACTGGCTGCGCAACCTGGCCCATTTCACCGGCCAGAACCTGTGGTTCTACGCCATCACCGTGGCCCCGCTCGCGCTTGTCTTCGCGCTCGAATTCACCTCGCCGCTCTGGACCATGCTGCTGGCCGCCCTGTTTCTGGGCGAAAGGCTCACCTGGTGGAAGGTCGCGGCGGGGATTTTGGGCTTTGTGGGCATCCTCACCGTGGTCCAGCCCGGCGCGCAACCCGTCAGCATCGGCATGATCGCCGCCGCCGTCGCCGCGATCTTCTTTGCCACCACGGCGATCTTCACCAAGCGGCTCACCCGGACCGAGACGATCACCTGCATCCTCTTCTGGCTGACCGCGATGCAACTGGTGATCGGGCTTGTCGCCTGTCTTTGGGACGGCGACATGGCGCTGCCCTCGACCGCGATGCTGCCCTGGCTTCTCGTGATCGGCCTGGGCGGTCTGACCGCCCATTTCTGCCTGACCAACGCGCTGTCCATCGCGCCCGCCTCCATCGTGATGCCGATGGATTTCGCCCGCCTGCCCGCCATCGCGGTCGTGGGGGTTGTGCTCTATGCCGAACCGCTGGAATGGGGCGTGATCCTGGGGGCGGCGCTGATCTTTGCGGCCAACTACCTCAACATCCTCACCAGCCAGCGCGCGGCCCGCAGCCCAAGGGTGTAG
- the mazG gene encoding nucleoside triphosphate pyrophosphohydrolase: protein MDDLTHLPPLDRLRAIMAALRDPATGCPWDVEQSFATIAPYTIEEAYEVADAIERQDWAELKGELGDLLFQSVFHARMAEEAGLFDLDDVATAISDKMIARHPHVFGSESNAKSAEQQVADWESVKAAERAAKARGGVLDDVALGLPALMRAEKLQKRAARVGFDWPDIGHVVDKIAEEARELAEARDTLPQDKIEEEMGDLLFVMANLARHLKVDPETALRRANAKFTRRFAYIEAALALHGKRPEDSDLPEMDALWDRAKADGL, encoded by the coding sequence ATGGATGACCTGACCCACCTGCCCCCGCTCGACCGCCTGCGCGCGATCATGGCCGCCTTGCGCGATCCGGCCACGGGCTGCCCCTGGGACGTGGAACAGAGCTTTGCCACCATCGCCCCCTACACGATCGAAGAAGCCTACGAGGTCGCCGATGCGATCGAGCGGCAGGATTGGGCAGAGCTCAAGGGCGAATTGGGCGATCTTCTCTTCCAATCCGTCTTTCACGCCCGCATGGCCGAGGAAGCGGGGCTCTTCGATCTCGACGACGTGGCCACAGCCATTTCCGACAAGATGATCGCGCGCCACCCCCATGTCTTCGGCAGCGAAAGCAACGCCAAATCCGCCGAACAGCAGGTCGCCGATTGGGAAAGCGTCAAGGCCGCCGAACGCGCCGCCAAGGCGCGCGGCGGCGTGCTCGACGACGTGGCCCTTGGCCTGCCCGCCCTCATGCGCGCCGAGAAACTGCAAAAACGCGCGGCCCGCGTGGGCTTCGACTGGCCCGATATCGGCCATGTGGTGGACAAGATCGCCGAGGAGGCCCGCGAACTGGCCGAAGCGCGCGACACCCTCCCCCAGGACAAGATCGAAGAGGAAATGGGCGATCTTCTCTTCGTCATGGCCAATCTCGCCCGCCACCTCAAGGTCGATCCCGAAACCGCGCTCAGGCGCGCCAATGCGAAATTCACCCGCCGTTTCGCCTATATCGAGGCGGCGCTGGCCCTTCACGGCAAACGCCCCGAAGACAGCGACCTGCCCGAGATGGACGCGCTCTGGGACAGGGCCAAGGCCGATGGCCTGTAA
- a CDS encoding M20 aminoacylase family protein — MPILNRIAGLHPQMTEWRRHLHAHPEIGFACHETAAFVAARLREIGVDEIHEGIAETGIVAIIEGRGPGPVVGLRADMDALPMEERTGLPHASTIAGRMHACGHDGHTAMLLGAAAYLAETRNFRGKVALIFQPAEEDGGGAGVMVAEGMMERFGIAEVYALHNVPGLELGRVLTTPGPIMAAVDEFTIRIEGRGGHGAMPHETADPIPAAVSMVQAIQTIVSRNHHAMQELVVSVTQIHAGTTDNVIPGSAMINGTVRTFDPEVQAMVMRRMEEIVAGQAASFGVEAALDYAVGYPATVNDPARAAFAAEVAGEVVGEALVEGQSGREMGAEDFAYMLEARPGAYLFLGAGPGAGLHHPEFEFNDEILPIGASLFARLAERAAPIGG; from the coding sequence ATGCCGATCCTCAACCGCATCGCGGGGCTGCATCCGCAGATGACCGAATGGCGCCGCCACCTGCATGCCCATCCCGAGATCGGGTTCGCCTGTCACGAGACGGCGGCTTTCGTGGCCGCGCGCCTGCGCGAGATCGGGGTGGACGAGATCCACGAGGGGATCGCCGAGACAGGCATCGTCGCCATCATCGAGGGGCGGGGGCCGGGGCCGGTCGTGGGCTTGCGCGCCGACATGGATGCGCTGCCCATGGAGGAGCGGACGGGATTGCCCCATGCCTCGACGATTGCGGGGCGGATGCATGCCTGCGGCCATGACGGGCATACCGCGATGCTTTTGGGGGCCGCGGCCTACCTGGCGGAGACGCGGAATTTCCGCGGCAAGGTCGCGCTGATCTTTCAACCCGCCGAAGAGGATGGCGGCGGCGCGGGGGTCATGGTGGCCGAAGGCATGATGGAGCGCTTCGGCATCGCGGAGGTCTATGCGCTGCACAATGTGCCGGGGCTGGAGCTGGGCCGCGTGTTGACCACGCCCGGGCCGATCATGGCGGCGGTCGATGAATTCACCATCCGGATCGAGGGGCGCGGCGGACATGGCGCGATGCCGCACGAGACCGCCGATCCGATCCCGGCGGCGGTGTCCATGGTGCAGGCGATCCAGACCATCGTGTCGCGCAACCACCATGCGATGCAGGAGCTGGTCGTGTCGGTGACCCAGATCCATGCGGGCACGACCGACAACGTGATCCCCGGAAGCGCGATGATCAACGGGACGGTGCGGACCTTTGACCCTGAGGTGCAGGCAATGGTGATGCGCCGGATGGAGGAGATCGTGGCGGGCCAGGCGGCGAGTTTCGGGGTCGAGGCGGCGCTCGATTACGCAGTGGGCTATCCGGCGACGGTGAACGATCCCGCGCGCGCGGCTTTCGCTGCCGAGGTGGCGGGCGAGGTCGTGGGCGAGGCCCTGGTCGAGGGGCAGTCCGGGCGCGAGATGGGGGCGGAGGATTTCGCCTATATGCTCGAGGCGCGGCCGGGGGCCTATCTGTTCCTCGGCGCGGGACCCGGGGCGGGGCTGCATCACCCGGAATTCGAGTTCAACGACGAGATCCTGCCCATCGGCGCGAGCCTGTTTGCGCGGTTGGCGGAACGGGCGGCCCCCATCGGGGGGTGA
- a CDS encoding flavin reductase family protein: MIDTKPEATAEAEALRAAFLDGMSRAAASVSVVTTDGPAGRAGVTVSAMTSISADGPFPTMLTCLNATSSALPMVLENGCFAINVLRTGQTDISDVFSSRRPAPGGDKFNAVLIETLVTGAPCLSEALVSFDCRLVSADRVGTHHICIGAVQAVRTTPEGSPLLYGMRRYLRPEDH, encoded by the coding sequence ATGATCGACACCAAACCCGAGGCCACCGCCGAGGCCGAAGCGCTGCGCGCAGCCTTTCTCGACGGGATGAGCCGGGCCGCCGCCTCCGTCTCGGTCGTCACCACCGACGGACCTGCGGGCCGCGCAGGCGTCACCGTTTCGGCCATGACCTCGATCTCGGCCGATGGCCCCTTCCCCACCATGCTCACCTGCCTCAACGCCACCTCCTCGGCGCTGCCCATGGTGCTCGAAAACGGCTGTTTCGCGATCAACGTGCTGCGCACCGGCCAGACCGACATTTCCGATGTCTTCTCCTCGCGCCGCCCTGCCCCGGGCGGGGACAAGTTCAACGCCGTCCTGATCGAAACCCTCGTCACCGGCGCGCCCTGCCTGTCGGAGGCGCTCGTCAGCTTCGATTGCCGCCTCGTCTCGGCCGACCGCGTGGGCACGCATCACATCTGCATCGGCGCGGTCCAGGCCGTGCGCACCACCCCCGAGGGCAGCCCGCTTCTCTACGGCATGCGCCGCTACCTGCGCCCCGAAGATCACTGA
- the speB gene encoding agmatinase has translation MALEDAKSEVDGAFGRSDLKGLAFENAFGGATSFLRRRYTKDLAGVDLAITGIPFDQAVTHRPGTRFGPRAIREASSLQPFDPPYGWDGFSPLERFAIADYGDMAFDYAHTADVPARIEAHVAGILAAGAGCIVLGGDHSVTLPILRAHARRHGPLALIQVDAHTDTWRDDDPGRIDHGTFCYTAVKEGLIDVARSAHVGIRTVVEDNLGIHIHDAAEVHARGAAAIAEDLTARVGAAPVYLSFDIDGLDPAFAPGTGTPVWGGMSSAQAAALLRGLAGINLVGGDVVEVSPPYDHGAITAVAGAHVAMELICLWGWTRR, from the coding sequence ATGGCACTGGAAGATGCGAAATCCGAGGTGGACGGGGCCTTTGGCCGGTCGGATCTGAAGGGATTGGCCTTCGAGAATGCCTTTGGCGGGGCCACGAGTTTCCTGCGCCGGCGCTACACCAAGGACCTGGCGGGCGTGGACCTGGCCATCACGGGCATCCCGTTCGACCAGGCGGTGACGCACCGGCCCGGCACGCGGTTCGGGCCGCGCGCGATCCGGGAGGCGTCGAGCCTGCAACCTTTCGATCCGCCCTATGGCTGGGACGGGTTTTCGCCGCTGGAGCGCTTTGCCATCGCCGATTACGGCGACATGGCGTTCGATTATGCCCACACCGCCGATGTGCCCGCGCGGATCGAGGCGCATGTGGCGGGCATATTGGCGGCGGGGGCGGGATGCATCGTTCTGGGGGGCGATCATTCGGTGACGCTGCCGATCCTGCGGGCGCATGCCAGGCGGCACGGGCCGCTCGCCCTGATCCAGGTCGATGCGCATACCGATACCTGGCGCGACGACGATCCGGGGCGGATCGATCACGGGACATTCTGCTACACGGCGGTCAAGGAAGGGCTGATCGATGTGGCCCGCTCCGCCCATGTGGGCATCCGCACCGTGGTGGAAGACAACCTCGGGATACATATCCATGACGCGGCCGAGGTGCATGCGCGCGGGGCGGCGGCCATCGCGGAGGATCTGACGGCGCGGGTGGGGGCGGCGCCGGTCTATCTGAGTTTTGACATCGACGGGCTTGACCCGGCCTTTGCACCGGGGACCGGAACGCCGGTCTGGGGCGGGATGTCGAGCGCGCAGGCCGCCGCACTCCTCAGGGGGCTTGCGGGGATCAACCTGGTGGGCGGGGATGTGGTCGAGGTTTCGCCCCCCTATGACCATGGCGCGATCACGGCGGTGGCGGGCGCGCATGTCGCGATGGAGCTGATCTGTCTGTGGGGATGGACGCGGCGTTGA
- a CDS encoding lysophospholipid acyltransferase family protein, producing MPRRRVTDEARAVAREISYASSAASRGGRALIRVMENATGRISLIKRAEGYDAEVAQGRDFWQVIVERYGLELRVVGGSLDLIPREGPLVLIANHPYGILDGLMMGHILSLVRGDFRIMAHRIFRKAEDINRVILPISFDETKEAMALNLQTRKEALSYLADGGAIGIFPGGTVSTAARPFGRPMDPGWRSFTAKMIAKSEATVVPVFFDGHNSRLFQLMSHLHTTLRMGLLIKEFRARVNSPVEVVIGEPIPRAALEAHAKDPKAMMEFLRETTYGLSPRPLDGRQRGFEFEERHRDPETRQGRRLGGLKDRY from the coding sequence ATGCCGCGACGCCGTGTGACCGATGAAGCGCGTGCGGTGGCGCGCGAGATTTCCTATGCCTCTTCGGCCGCGTCGCGGGGCGGGCGGGCGCTGATCCGCGTGATGGAGAATGCCACGGGCCGCATCAGCCTGATCAAGCGGGCGGAGGGCTATGACGCCGAGGTCGCGCAGGGGCGCGATTTCTGGCAGGTGATCGTCGAGCGTTACGGGCTGGAATTGCGGGTGGTGGGCGGATCGCTCGACCTGATCCCGCGCGAGGGGCCGCTGGTTTTGATCGCCAATCATCCCTACGGCATTCTGGACGGGTTGATGATGGGGCATATCCTGAGCCTTGTGCGGGGGGATTTCCGCATCATGGCCCATCGCATCTTTCGCAAGGCGGAGGATATCAACCGCGTCATCTTGCCGATTTCCTTTGACGAGACAAAGGAGGCGATGGCGCTGAACCTTCAGACCCGGAAGGAGGCGCTGTCCTACCTGGCCGATGGGGGCGCGATCGGGATCTTTCCGGGCGGCACGGTATCGACGGCGGCCCGACCCTTTGGTCGGCCGATGGATCCGGGCTGGCGCAGTTTCACCGCAAAGATGATCGCCAAATCCGAGGCGACGGTCGTCCCGGTCTTTTTCGACGGGCACAATTCGCGGCTCTTCCAGTTGATGAGCCATCTGCACACGACGCTGCGGATGGGGCTTTTGATCAAGGAATTCCGGGCAAGGGTGAACAGCCCCGTGGAGGTGGTGATCGGCGAGCCGATCCCGCGCGCGGCGCTCGAGGCGCATGCCAAGGACCCCAAGGCGATGATGGAGTTCCTGCGCGAAACCACCTATGGCTTGAGCCCGAGACCGCTGGACGGGCGCCAGCGCGGGTTCGAATTCGAGGAACGCCACCGCGACCCCGAGACCCGTCAGGGCCGGAGGCTTGGTGGATTGAAGGACAGATACTGA
- a CDS encoding glutamate racemase, with protein sequence MAVGIFDSGLGGLTVLDAVARRLPEVPLVYFGDNAHAPYGVRDAQDIYELTTKGVQILFDQGCDLVILACNTASAAALRRMQEGWVPADKRVLGVFVPLIEALTERKWGDNSPPRPVAVQTVALFATPATVSSRAFQRELAFRAIGVDVEAQPCAGVVDAIEMGDMILADALVRSHVEALLRRMPKPQAAILGCTHYPLVEEVFREALGPDVAVYSQPDLVAEALADYLGRHPDKIGGGTQSRFLTSGDPKSVSNKATQFLRRKIEFEAADY encoded by the coding sequence ATGGCAGTGGGCATTTTCGACAGCGGCCTTGGCGGATTGACCGTTCTGGATGCGGTGGCGCGGCGGCTGCCCGAGGTGCCCCTGGTCTATTTCGGCGACAATGCCCATGCACCCTATGGCGTGCGCGATGCGCAGGACATCTACGAGCTGACCACCAAGGGCGTGCAGATCCTGTTCGACCAGGGCTGCGACCTGGTGATCCTGGCCTGCAACACGGCTTCGGCCGCGGCGCTGAGGCGGATGCAGGAGGGATGGGTGCCTGCGGACAAGCGGGTGCTGGGCGTTTTCGTGCCGCTGATCGAGGCGCTGACCGAGCGCAAATGGGGCGACAATTCCCCGCCGCGCCCGGTGGCGGTGCAGACCGTCGCGCTGTTCGCCACGCCCGCGACCGTGTCGAGCCGCGCCTTTCAGCGCGAATTGGCATTCCGCGCCATCGGGGTCGATGTCGAGGCGCAGCCCTGCGCGGGCGTCGTCGATGCGATCGAGATGGGGGACATGATCTTGGCCGATGCGCTGGTGCGGTCGCATGTGGAGGCGCTGCTGCGCCGGATGCCCAAACCGCAGGCCGCGATCCTTGGCTGCACCCATTATCCGCTGGTCGAAGAGGTGTTCCGCGAGGCGCTGGGACCCGATGTGGCGGTCTATTCGCAACCCGATCTGGTGGCCGAGGCGCTGGCCGATTACCTTGGGCGGCATCCCGACAAGATCGGGGGCGGGACGCAGTCGAGGTTCCTGACCTCGGGCGACCCGAAATCGGTGTCGAACAAGGCCACGCAATTCCTGCGCCGCAAGATCGAGTTCGAGGCGGCCGATTATTGA